A window of the Bacteroides thetaiotaomicron VPI-5482 genome harbors these coding sequences:
- a CDS encoding cell division ATP-binding protein FtsE has translation MEEALIQYKNVEIHQQELCVLSDVNLELHKGEFVYLIGKVGSGKTSLLKTFYGELDVIDGEAEVLGYNMRSIKRKHIPQLRRKLGIVFQDFQLLTDRTVYNNLEFVLRATGWKNKREIQERIEEVLDLVGMSNKGYKLPNELSGGEQQRIVIARAVLNSPAIILADEPTGNLDVETGKSIVELLHNICESGSSVVMTTHNLQLLKEYPGSVYRCSEHRITDVTDEYMPRQRTIEIDLNIDN, from the coding sequence ATGGAAGAAGCATTAATTCAATATAAAAACGTAGAAATCCATCAACAGGAACTCTGTGTACTGAGCGATGTCAATCTGGAATTGCACAAAGGAGAGTTCGTCTATCTGATCGGGAAGGTAGGTTCGGGGAAAACGAGCCTGCTCAAAACCTTTTACGGCGAACTGGACGTAATCGACGGCGAAGCGGAAGTGCTGGGCTATAATATGCGTTCAATCAAACGCAAGCATATCCCTCAGTTGAGAAGAAAGCTGGGAATTGTGTTTCAGGACTTTCAGCTGCTGACGGACCGTACCGTTTACAACAATCTGGAATTTGTGCTTCGTGCCACTGGCTGGAAGAACAAACGGGAAATTCAGGAAAGAATAGAGGAAGTGCTCGACCTCGTGGGAATGTCCAACAAGGGCTATAAACTCCCCAACGAACTTTCCGGCGGCGAACAGCAACGCATCGTTATCGCACGTGCCGTGCTCAATTCTCCGGCTATTATCCTGGCAGACGAGCCGACCGGAAATCTGGATGTGGAAACAGGCAAGTCCATCGTTGAATTGTTGCACAACATCTGCGAATCCGGTTCGTCGGTAGTGATGACAACGCACAATCTGCAATTGCTGAAAGAATATCCCGGCAGTGTATACCGCTGTTCCGAACATCGTATAACGGATGTGACAGACGAATACATGCCCAGACAGAGAACAATAGAAATAGATTTAAATATAGATAACTAA
- the hisIE gene encoding bifunctional phosphoribosyl-AMP cyclohydrolase/phosphoribosyl-ATP diphosphatase HisIE: protein MELDFDKMNGLVPAIIQDNETRKVLMLGFMNKEAYDKTVETGKVTFFSRTKNRLWTKGEESGNFLHVVSIKADCDNDTLLIQADPAGPVCHTGTDTCWGEKNEEPVMFLKALQDFIDKRHEEMPQGSYTTSLFESGINKIAQKVGEEAVETVIEATNGTNERLIYEGADLIYHMIVLLTSKGYRIEDLARELQERHSSTWKKH from the coding sequence ATGGAATTGGATTTCGATAAGATGAACGGACTTGTTCCGGCTATCATACAGGACAACGAGACACGCAAAGTCTTGATGCTGGGCTTTATGAATAAGGAAGCCTATGATAAAACGGTGGAAACCGGAAAAGTAACTTTCTTCAGCCGTACCAAAAATCGTCTTTGGACGAAAGGAGAAGAAAGCGGCAACTTCCTTCATGTGGTATCTATCAAAGCGGATTGTGACAACGATACCCTGTTGATCCAGGCAGATCCGGCAGGTCCTGTTTGTCATACAGGCACAGATACTTGCTGGGGTGAGAAAAACGAAGAACCGGTTATGTTCCTGAAAGCATTGCAGGATTTCATTGACAAACGTCACGAAGAAATGCCCCAAGGTTCTTACACCACCAGCCTGTTCGAATCCGGAATCAACAAGATCGCTCAGAAAGTAGGTGAGGAAGCTGTCGAAACAGTGATCGAAGCTACGAATGGAACAAACGAACGTCTGATCTATGAAGGAGCCGACCTGATTTATCACATGATTGTATTATTAACTTCAAAAGGCTATCGGATCGAAGACCTTGCACGCGAATTGCAGGAAAGACATAGCAGTACATGGAAGAAGCATTAA
- the hisF gene encoding imidazole glycerol phosphate synthase subunit HisF, whose protein sequence is MLAKRIIPCLDIKDGQTVKGTNFVNLRQAGDPVELGRAYSEQGADELVFLDITASHEGRKTFTELVKRIAANINIPFTVGGGINELSDVDRLLNAGADKISINSSAIRNPQLIDDIAKNFGSQVCVLAVDAKQTENGWKCYLNGGRIETDKELLAWTKEAQERGAGEILFTSMNHDGVKTGYANEALASLADQLSIPVIASGGAGLKEHFRDAFLVGKADAALAASVFHFGEIKIPELKSYLCGEGITIRG, encoded by the coding sequence GTGTTAGCAAAAAGAATCATACCCTGTCTGGATATAAAAGACGGACAGACCGTAAAAGGAACGAACTTTGTCAATTTGCGCCAGGCCGGTGATCCGGTAGAACTGGGGCGGGCTTACAGCGAACAAGGAGCAGATGAACTTGTTTTTTTGGATATTACTGCAAGTCACGAAGGACGTAAGACTTTCACGGAACTGGTAAAGCGGATTGCTGCCAATATCAATATCCCGTTTACCGTGGGCGGTGGCATCAATGAATTGAGCGATGTAGATCGCTTGCTGAATGCCGGAGCGGATAAGATCTCAATCAATTCTTCCGCCATTCGCAACCCTCAGCTGATTGATGATATAGCCAAGAACTTCGGCTCTCAGGTTTGCGTTCTGGCGGTAGATGCCAAGCAAACAGAAAACGGCTGGAAGTGTTATCTGAACGGCGGGCGTATCGAAACCGATAAAGAATTGCTGGCATGGACTAAAGAGGCTCAGGAGCGTGGAGCAGGCGAAATCCTGTTTACGAGCATGAACCATGATGGGGTGAAGACCGGTTATGCGAACGAGGCGCTTGCTTCCTTGGCCGATCAACTCTCTATTCCCGTGATCGCTTCGGGCGGGGCAGGGCTGAAAGAACACTTCCGTGATGCTTTTTTAGTAGGAAAAGCAGATGCGGCGTTGGCTGCCAGCGTTTTTCATTTCGGAGAAATTAAAATTCCCGAATTAAAATCGTATCTTTGCGGCGAAGGAATAACCATCAGAGGGTGA